From the Accipiter gentilis unplaced genomic scaffold, bAccGen1.1, whole genome shotgun sequence genome, one window contains:
- the LOC126037448 gene encoding trichohyalin-like, whose amino-acid sequence MEHRLTAGVRNVDALLSVVGKGGKLGNRRQPLAEGGPGLLDLPLGVKIPVHAGSKPVFCRTKLGEKLHQPSGYFNLGDPYCRLLSTDYNSLHDPHLRAYHKRKDNLQRLKREGYVTSDGRVVCTLKEFNEYRQYLTTLKLEAEKTFMREEKKLQQDLAQSEDASKLPGGTDVSHPQEWLPQEQRQSLPGGERKRRQRHLTVTKKPMERLEALEKEQRLLQQAKCQQQQQLGKRRQPGMQSSSDKSALKGRPSAACAGEEVPNSIQPTVLRATLAEDQELKEVAETVVQEVLERVKALDQSVRVLRKAPHEVRGRLFASARRPKPLDTSADRRDKIRLVAQEIVANVLESFGEHLVPSTSEAAEPGPAGRQKLSELVAGRTSRAGKSGEERWREAELASSDRASSQSSIDKRTKEAVESVSSTLSSFVASQFEQDFRLSCEIAKESIQNAISRVQQLDAELIGYAKTIVLEILETVRKKLEEERKSKQKSEKLQPREVLPPLSLPAIVTPSEEAGQLKEESSRDFANCRGACGPSK is encoded by the exons ATGGAGCACCGTCTCACTGCTGGCGTCCGAAACGTGGACGCACTGCTGAGcgtagtggggaaggggggaaag CTCGGGAACAGGAGACAGCCACTGGCAGAAGGAggtcctgggctgctggaccTCCCCCTTGGGGTCAAGATCCCTGTGCACGCGGGCTCcaagcctgtcttctgcaggacaaagctgggggaaaag CTTCACCAGCCCTCTGGCTATTTCAATCTGGGAGATCCATACTGCCGCCTGCTGAGCACCGACTACAACAGCCTGCATGACCCGCATCTGCGGGCCTACCACAAACGCAAGGACAACCTGCAGAGGCTGAAGAGAGAGGGTTACGTCACCAGTGACGGCAGA GTGGTTTGCACTCTGAAGGAGTTCAATGAGTACAGGCAATATCTGACCACGctcaagctggaggcagagaaaacattcatgCGAGAGGAG aaaaagcttcagcaagaCCTGGCCCAATCAGAGGATGCCTCCAAACTGCCGGGAGGGACTGACGTTTCTCACCCGCAAGAGTGGCTGCCGCAGGAGCAAAGACAGAGtttgccaggtggagagaggaagaggaggcagag gcatctgactgtgaccaagaagccgatggaaagactggaggctcttgaaaaagagcaacgcctcctccagcaggccaagtgccagcagcagcagcagctgggaaagaggaggcagccaggcatgCAGAGCAGCTCCGACAAGTCCGCTCTCAAAGGAAGGCCG TCTGCAGCGTGTGCCGGAGAAGAAGTGCCTAACAGCATACAGCCTACGGTGCTGCGGGCTACGCTGGCAGAAGACCAGGAGCTTAAAGAGGTGGCTGAGACCGTggtccaggaggtgctggagcgggtgAAGGCGCTGGATCAGTCCGTCCGCGTCTTAAGGAAGGCTCCCCATGAGGTCCGTGGAAGGCTgtttgccagtgccagaaggCCAAAGCCTTTGGACACTTCTGCGGATCGCCGGGACAAGATCAGACTGGTGGCTCAAGAGATTGTGGCGAACGTGTTGGAGAGCTTTGGGGAGCACTTGGTGCCCAGCACGTCTGAGGCAGCCGAGcctgggccagcaggcaggcagaagctgtcagAGCTTGTTGCGGGAAGAACCAGCCGAGCAGGCAaatctggagaagagagatggagggaggcggAACTAGCATCTTCCGACAGAGCATCTTCACAGTCTTCTATCGACAAAAGGACGAAAGAGGCTGTTGAAAGTGttagctccaccttgtcatccttTGTAGCTTCTCAGTTTGAACAGGACTTCCGCT TGAGTTGTGAGATTGCCAAGGAGAGCATCCAAAACGCCATCTCCAGAgttcagcagctggatgctgaattGATCGGGTATGCCAAAACCATTGTCCTTGAAATTCTTGAAACGGTGAGgaagaagttagaggaagaaaggaagtccaAGCAAAAATCGGAGAAGCTTCAACCAAGGGAAGTCTTGCCACCTCTCAGCCTCCCTGCAATAGTCACGCCTTCGGAGGAAGCGGGACAACTCAAAGAGGAGAGCTCAC gagactttgccaactgcagggGAGcctgtggaccctcaaaatga